A region of Myxococcus stipitatus DSM 14675 DNA encodes the following proteins:
- a CDS encoding UDP-N-acetylmuramoyl-tripeptide--D-alanyl-D-alanine ligase has protein sequence MWSLASRLIGWSLKVQLKRYLRKNPQVMIVAVTGSVGKTTTKLAIAKVLAQRFKVQAHSGNYNNELGVPLAIFELESPGDIRNLKGWMGIVREMSRRLTKPLPYDVIVQELGAGRRGDIGYFSFLRPRVGVVTAAKPAHLQRFGSIEAIVDEKFSLAELSQIALVNAEEERFAPKLTTLAPSKLHTYGTSRGDYRFSLRSDSAAHGLEGTLVLRKGQVDASVRMMGRHMAEAVAAAAAVGELLGMTPEEIKAGVERIEPVSGRMSPLEGRNGSLLLDDSYNASPEALIASLNTLYALPGRKIAILGGMNELGSDAARYYAQVGGHCGQLDWLVTVADLARQYVAPAKAAGLGDDRIRCFDTPYEAGEFVASLLQRGDTVLVKGSQGGIFCEEATAKLLANPADTARLVRQSPYWQNLKAQAFSHTKSAAS, from the coding sequence GTGTGGAGTTTGGCGTCGCGCCTCATCGGCTGGAGCTTGAAGGTTCAGCTGAAGCGCTACCTCCGGAAGAATCCACAGGTGATGATCGTGGCGGTGACCGGCAGCGTGGGGAAGACGACCACGAAGCTGGCGATCGCCAAGGTCCTGGCGCAGCGATTCAAGGTGCAAGCCCATTCGGGGAACTACAACAACGAGCTGGGTGTTCCGCTGGCCATCTTCGAGTTGGAGTCACCCGGTGACATCCGCAACCTGAAGGGCTGGATGGGGATTGTGCGTGAGATGAGTCGCCGTCTCACGAAACCGCTGCCGTATGACGTGATTGTTCAAGAGCTGGGCGCGGGGCGGCGAGGGGATATTGGTTACTTCTCCTTCCTCCGGCCCAGGGTGGGCGTGGTGACCGCCGCGAAGCCCGCGCACCTCCAGCGCTTCGGGAGCATCGAGGCCATCGTCGACGAGAAGTTCTCGCTGGCGGAGCTCAGCCAGATCGCCCTGGTGAACGCGGAGGAGGAGCGCTTTGCCCCGAAGCTGACGACGCTGGCGCCGAGCAAGCTGCACACCTATGGCACCTCGAGAGGTGACTATCGGTTCAGCCTCCGAAGTGACTCGGCGGCGCACGGGCTGGAAGGGACGTTGGTCCTGAGAAAAGGACAGGTGGATGCGTCCGTTCGCATGATGGGGAGACACATGGCGGAAGCCGTTGCCGCGGCCGCCGCCGTGGGTGAGTTGTTGGGGATGACGCCCGAGGAGATCAAAGCCGGCGTCGAGCGAATCGAGCCCGTCTCGGGGCGCATGAGTCCGCTCGAGGGTCGGAATGGAAGCCTCCTCCTCGACGACTCGTACAATGCGAGCCCGGAGGCGCTGATCGCGTCCCTCAACACCCTGTATGCGCTGCCGGGTCGGAAGATCGCCATCCTGGGAGGGATGAACGAGCTGGGCTCGGACGCGGCGAGATACTACGCGCAGGTCGGTGGCCACTGCGGACAGCTGGATTGGTTGGTGACGGTCGCGGACCTGGCCAGACAGTACGTGGCACCCGCGAAGGCCGCGGGTCTCGGCGATGACCGGATCCGATGTTTCGACACGCCCTATGAAGCGGGCGAGTTCGTCGCCAGCCTGCTCCAGCGCGGAGACACGGTGCTCGTGAAGGGCTCTCAGGGCGGCATCTTCTGCGAGGAGGCCACCGCGAAGTTGCTGGCGAACCCGGCGGACACGGCTCGCCTGGTCCGTCAGTCTCCCTACTGGCAGAACCTCAAGGCCCAGGCGTTCAGCCACACGAAGAGCGCGGCGAGTTGA
- a CDS encoding galactosyltransferase-related protein, which yields MDEIKLSVVMPYYKRLREFMRVLPLNARFFSRHEYEVVLSLDEPSEEADLLRVLRDFPSIRWRVLVNDLDHPWRPPCRALNVGIRNALGENVLVVSPESAFVTDVPARALDHIAANPGTAALGHVCFATFDALEARQGSLEKTCAPPWNLYGSICVPRERLARVHGYDESFDRWGGDDDNLRIRLMQTETYLHPLDDMRILHLSFEARKVRQAAEPPSPEYAERIFQPVSPQANPGGWGESFQRVAFDWRRQ from the coding sequence GTGGACGAGATCAAGCTCAGCGTCGTCATGCCTTACTACAAGCGCCTCCGAGAGTTCATGCGGGTGCTGCCGCTGAATGCGCGCTTCTTCAGTCGGCATGAGTACGAAGTCGTCCTCAGTCTGGATGAGCCGAGCGAAGAGGCGGACCTGCTGCGCGTCCTCCGAGACTTCCCCTCCATCCGGTGGCGCGTGCTGGTGAACGACCTCGACCATCCGTGGCGCCCCCCGTGCCGAGCCCTCAACGTGGGCATCCGGAACGCGCTGGGAGAGAACGTGCTCGTCGTCTCGCCCGAGTCCGCCTTCGTCACGGATGTACCGGCGCGTGCGCTCGACCACATCGCCGCGAACCCAGGGACCGCCGCGCTGGGCCACGTGTGCTTCGCGACGTTCGATGCGCTGGAGGCACGGCAAGGCTCGCTGGAGAAGACCTGCGCGCCGCCGTGGAACCTCTACGGCTCCATCTGCGTGCCACGGGAGCGATTGGCTCGGGTGCATGGATACGACGAGAGCTTTGATCGCTGGGGCGGGGACGATGACAACCTGCGCATCCGGCTCATGCAGACGGAGACCTACCTGCATCCGCTGGACGACATGCGAATCCTCCACCTGTCCTTCGAGGCGCGGAAGGTCCGCCAGGCGGCGGAGCCCCCCTCACCCGAGTACGCGGAGCGCATCTTCCAGCCTGTCTCCCCTCAGGCCAACCCTGGTGGATGGGGTGAGAGCTTCCAGCGAGTGGCCTTCGACTGGCGCCGGCAGTGA
- a CDS encoding glycosyltransferase family 2 protein, producing the protein MLVAVMQLRNEDYHLRGCLAHLRDHVDAIIALDDGSTDNTRAVLSAEPKVAEVLTNPARAEMEGWDELGNRTRLLERAKALGARWVLCCDADERFEQDFLVRLPEVLRKAERRNRPLVTLRYRELWDGVAQYRSDGLWGKKTRCCAFPLPDTLTFKGKRHTKFHGVWYPQELERARHLVVPHNLYHLRMVKAEDRLARRERYEQLDPGSKYQRLGYDYLTDAKGLKLTSLGWGQEYAFDTLPADLRSRYPVEARGPGPLGGLRRLFRSWLS; encoded by the coding sequence GTGCTCGTCGCCGTGATGCAGCTTCGCAACGAGGACTACCACCTGCGGGGATGTCTGGCCCACCTGCGCGACCACGTGGACGCCATCATCGCGCTCGATGACGGGTCCACCGACAACACACGCGCGGTGCTCTCCGCCGAGCCGAAGGTGGCGGAGGTGCTCACCAATCCGGCCCGCGCGGAGATGGAGGGTTGGGACGAGCTGGGGAACCGCACCCGACTGCTGGAGCGAGCCAAGGCGCTGGGTGCCCGCTGGGTGCTGTGCTGCGACGCCGACGAGCGCTTCGAGCAGGACTTCCTCGTCCGACTCCCAGAGGTCCTCCGGAAGGCGGAGCGGCGCAACCGGCCCCTGGTCACGCTGCGCTACCGCGAGCTGTGGGACGGCGTGGCGCAGTACCGGTCCGATGGCCTCTGGGGAAAGAAGACACGCTGCTGTGCCTTTCCCCTGCCGGACACGCTGACGTTCAAGGGCAAGCGCCATACGAAGTTTCATGGTGTCTGGTATCCGCAGGAGCTCGAGCGAGCCAGACACCTGGTGGTGCCGCACAATCTCTATCACTTGCGCATGGTGAAGGCGGAGGACCGCCTGGCGCGGCGGGAGCGCTACGAGCAGCTGGATCCAGGCTCGAAGTATCAGCGCCTCGGCTACGACTATCTCACGGACGCGAAGGGCTTGAAGCTCACGTCTCTCGGATGGGGCCAGGAGTACGCCTTCGACACGCTTCCCGCCGACCTGCGCTCGCGCTACCCCGTGGAGGCCCGAGGCCCGGGCCCTCTGGGCGGCCTGCGTCGGCTCTTCCGCAGCTGGTTGTCGTAG
- a CDS encoding glycosyltransferase gives MATILIAAGMTPGHINPALKFARALQSQGHRIHFCGFLDARERIVAEGFDFEPLFPDLFPEGDLEEVTSLRVRRDRWGQLRHIRRHVGRVRRMMEAILAGALDGLFQRLKPDLFICDVIERALHLVAYGNGVPTVLVNTTVPMAPQPRPPKPSWRAPMDRVWGAFRASLRRTLEKTGARLGFIRPMTWFFSELARKYGHIVEGDGPGRFFPSATPMVVLCPGEFIDTGDAPRRESLHFLGPCIALDREEPDFDWSRIQEGRPLILIALGSVPYLLKRHQDFIRGLGDAAARRPDWQFVVSAGPLTDLGMLERAAPNIIAAHQVPQLGLLQRATAMVTHCGFNSTKEAIYFGVPMVALPFQHDQPRVARLVTHHGLGVRGSPFDMTGETLVALLDEVITQPGYRQASQAMSMRFREAESPQAMARTLEQFLEKEQEPLPRPSGT, from the coding sequence ATGGCCACCATCCTCATCGCCGCGGGCATGACGCCAGGACACATCAACCCGGCGTTGAAGTTCGCCCGAGCCCTCCAGTCCCAGGGACACCGCATCCACTTCTGTGGCTTCCTGGATGCCCGGGAACGCATCGTCGCGGAGGGCTTCGACTTCGAGCCGCTCTTCCCGGACCTCTTTCCCGAGGGCGACCTGGAGGAGGTCACATCGCTGCGTGTTCGCCGCGACCGGTGGGGGCAGCTTCGCCACATCCGCAGGCACGTGGGCAGGGTCAGACGGATGATGGAGGCCATTCTCGCGGGAGCGCTCGATGGGCTCTTCCAGCGGCTGAAACCCGACCTCTTCATCTGCGATGTGATTGAGCGGGCCTTGCATCTCGTTGCGTACGGCAACGGAGTGCCCACGGTCCTCGTGAACACCACGGTGCCCATGGCGCCGCAGCCGCGTCCGCCCAAGCCCTCGTGGCGAGCCCCGATGGACCGGGTCTGGGGCGCGTTTCGAGCGAGCCTGCGGAGGACACTGGAGAAAACGGGGGCGAGGCTTGGATTCATTCGCCCCATGACCTGGTTCTTCTCGGAGCTGGCGCGCAAGTACGGCCACATCGTCGAAGGAGATGGGCCCGGGAGGTTCTTTCCTTCAGCCACGCCCATGGTGGTGCTCTGCCCGGGTGAGTTCATCGACACGGGGGACGCGCCGCGCCGGGAGTCGCTGCACTTCCTGGGTCCCTGCATCGCCCTGGACCGCGAGGAGCCAGACTTCGACTGGTCACGGATTCAGGAGGGTCGGCCCCTCATCCTCATCGCGCTGGGCTCCGTGCCGTACCTCTTGAAGCGGCACCAGGACTTCATCCGCGGCCTGGGCGACGCGGCCGCGCGGAGGCCCGATTGGCAGTTCGTCGTCTCGGCGGGCCCGCTGACCGACCTGGGGATGCTGGAGCGGGCCGCGCCCAACATCATCGCCGCCCACCAGGTTCCGCAGCTTGGGCTGTTGCAGCGCGCGACGGCCATGGTGACCCACTGTGGTTTCAACAGCACCAAGGAAGCCATCTACTTCGGCGTGCCCATGGTGGCGCTGCCCTTCCAGCATGACCAGCCCCGAGTCGCCCGGCTGGTGACTCATCATGGCCTCGGCGTGCGGGGCTCTCCGTTCGACATGACGGGTGAAACACTGGTGGCCCTGCTCGATGAAGTCATCACCCAGCCGGGATACCGGCAGGCAAGCCAGGCCATGAGCATGCGATTCCGAGAGGCGGAGTCGCCCCAGGCCATGGCACGCACGCTGGAGCAGTTTCTCGAGAAGGAGCAGGAGCCCCTGCCCCGGCCGAGCGGCACCTGA
- a CDS encoding cyclic peptide export ABC transporter, with protein MKLLAFLLSRSRGLLVLATFAGIVSGASSSALVSVINNALTQDTFRSGKTLATFGGILVLFVTSRLASQYVLNHLNQGALLELRMRLSRRVLTSTLRQLEETGMHRLQTLLTDDIPAVSNSLSLLPTIAISAATLIGCLAYLATLSPIIFVFMIGFIIVGGLIYRLPVRLSLKYFQQSRAQSDILNKAFRSLMEGIKELKLHAPRRTAFLSQGVEVPAKELRRLMRVSSNILSTNASWTSFLFFAFLGLLLFSVTRLTDVSATTLTSCTLIILYLQQPLDLLLGSLNVLGRGNIALERLQQLDPQGWNAKENDSPSYEGTPPRFERLELRGVTHTYFRENDDTRFVLGPINLTFQRGELVFLVGGNGSGKTTFGKLLTGLYAPDAGEVWLNGERVTDANREQYRQQFTAVFSDFHLFDNLFGLDPSDRGARVREYLSRLQLDHKVRISEEGTLSTTSLSQGQRKRLALLTAYLEERSFYLFDEWAADQDPAFKEIFYNQLLPDLKAQGKTVLVISHDNRFFQVADRLLVLESGRLVDSSPAIGLELPERHRNAS; from the coding sequence ATGAAACTGCTGGCCTTCCTGTTGAGCCGCTCTCGCGGACTCCTGGTGTTGGCGACGTTCGCTGGAATTGTCAGCGGCGCGAGCAGCAGTGCGCTCGTGTCCGTCATCAACAACGCGCTGACCCAGGACACCTTCCGGTCTGGGAAGACCCTCGCCACGTTCGGCGGCATCCTGGTGCTCTTCGTGACGTCCCGCCTGGCCTCGCAGTATGTCCTCAACCACCTCAACCAGGGCGCGCTTCTCGAACTGCGGATGCGTCTGAGCCGCCGGGTCCTCACCTCCACGCTGCGCCAGTTGGAGGAGACGGGCATGCACCGCCTCCAGACCTTGCTCACGGACGACATCCCCGCCGTCAGCAACAGTCTCTCGCTGCTGCCCACCATCGCCATCAGCGCCGCCACGTTGATCGGCTGCCTTGCCTACCTCGCCACGCTCTCGCCCATCATCTTCGTGTTCATGATCGGCTTCATCATCGTGGGCGGGCTCATCTACCGGCTGCCCGTGCGACTGAGCCTGAAGTACTTCCAGCAGTCACGCGCCCAGAGCGACATCCTCAACAAGGCGTTCCGCTCGCTGATGGAGGGCATCAAGGAGCTGAAGCTGCACGCGCCTCGTCGCACGGCGTTCCTCTCCCAAGGCGTCGAGGTTCCCGCGAAAGAGCTGCGCCGGTTGATGCGCGTCAGCTCCAACATCCTCAGCACCAACGCGAGCTGGACCTCGTTCCTCTTCTTCGCCTTCCTCGGGCTGTTGCTCTTCAGCGTGACCCGCCTCACGGACGTGAGCGCCACCACGCTGACGAGCTGCACGTTGATCATCCTCTACCTCCAGCAGCCGTTGGACCTGCTGCTCGGCAGTCTCAACGTCCTGGGGCGCGGCAACATCGCACTGGAGCGGCTCCAGCAGTTGGATCCCCAGGGGTGGAACGCGAAGGAGAACGACAGCCCGTCCTACGAAGGGACGCCTCCTCGCTTCGAGCGATTGGAGCTCAGGGGCGTCACCCATACGTACTTCCGGGAGAATGACGACACCCGCTTCGTGCTGGGTCCCATCAACCTGACCTTCCAGCGCGGAGAGCTGGTGTTCCTCGTCGGAGGAAACGGCAGCGGGAAGACCACCTTCGGCAAGCTGCTCACCGGCCTGTATGCGCCGGACGCCGGAGAGGTCTGGCTCAACGGCGAGCGCGTCACCGATGCCAACCGCGAGCAGTACCGCCAGCAATTCACGGCGGTGTTCTCCGACTTCCACCTCTTCGACAATCTCTTCGGTCTGGACCCCTCCGACCGCGGTGCCCGGGTGCGCGAGTATCTCTCCCGCCTCCAGCTCGACCACAAGGTCCGCATCAGCGAAGAGGGCACCCTGTCCACCACGAGCCTGTCTCAAGGACAGCGCAAGCGATTGGCGCTGCTGACGGCCTACCTGGAGGAGCGCTCTTTCTATCTCTTCGACGAGTGGGCCGCGGACCAGGACCCCGCCTTCAAGGAGATCTTCTACAACCAACTCCTGCCGGACCTGAAGGCGCAGGGGAAGACCGTGCTGGTCATCAGCCACGACAACCGTTTCTTCCAAGTGGCGGACCGGTTGCTCGTGCTCGAGTCCGGGCGATTGGTGGACTCGTCTCCGGCGATAGGACTCGAGCTTCCGGAGCGCCACCGGAACGCGTCCTGA
- a CDS encoding helix-turn-helix domain-containing protein, with translation MDGKSGEGGATSLVAGAHKPQKGEGPGVTGFLRKLQGLRWSGRQDLNLRPLAPQGPPGGRPAATNPSQHIVNTRVSSPERSTRPIWDLRLLLLGSAPVALGASGPGRSLTVWEVAKRLGVCLTTVYRLREWGELPYIRIFNAVQIWAEDLERFISEPSS, from the coding sequence ATGGACGGGAAGTCGGGCGAGGGAGGTGCGACGAGCCTAGTCGCAGGAGCCCACAAGCCCCAAAAAGGTGAAGGCCCTGGAGTCACCGGATTTCTCCGGAAACTCCAGGGCCTTCGATGGTCGGGGCGACAGGATTTGAACCTGCGACCACTTGCACCCCAAGGCCCCCCCGGGGGCCGTCCAGCGGCTACCAACCCTTCACAACACATCGTAAATACTCGGGTTTCTTCACCGGAGCGGTCCACCCGTCCCATCTGGGACCTAAGACTTTTGCTGCTTGGCTCCGCCCCGGTGGCGCTGGGAGCCTCGGGTCCTGGCCGGTCGCTCACTGTCTGGGAGGTCGCGAAACGGCTGGGAGTCTGCCTGACCACCGTGTACCGCCTGCGCGAGTGGGGCGAATTACCCTACATCCGCATCTTCAACGCGGTGCAAATATGGGCTGAGGATCTGGAGAGATTCATCTCGGAACCTTCGTCGTAG